The following coding sequences are from one Shewanella putrefaciens window:
- a CDS encoding ABC transporter ATP-binding protein — MTRTLTLHQVHSDYQGQQVLKGLSLDLAQGEILALLGPSGCGKTTLLRAVAGLQAISQGEILINGKLVSGQKTFVPSEQRGIGMIFQDYALFPHLTVAENILFGVPKLSGAQRQSRLDDMLSLVKLDGLAKRYPHELSGGQQQRVSIARALAYEPQLLLLDEPFSNIDAQVRYEMMAEIRSILKQRNVSAVFVTHSKDEAFVFADTLAIFNQGVIVQYGSAEAVYATPNSRYVADFLGSGNYLPASVVDGHRVTTPIGHLTSLTPLPFPNEYRGQIFLRPQQLTLSADEQGVGTITERRFLGTFCHYWVKVEEASHAYYVEVRSQMMQLTIGQKVGLTTEPHSLVLFES, encoded by the coding sequence ATGACTCGTACGCTCACCCTTCACCAAGTTCATAGTGATTATCAGGGCCAGCAAGTGCTCAAAGGCTTAAGTTTAGATCTTGCTCAAGGAGAAATTCTTGCACTGTTAGGGCCTAGTGGCTGTGGAAAAACGACTTTGCTAAGGGCTGTCGCTGGATTGCAGGCGATCAGTCAAGGCGAGATTTTGATTAATGGCAAGCTCGTGAGTGGTCAAAAGACATTTGTGCCTAGTGAGCAACGTGGCATTGGTATGATTTTCCAAGACTATGCACTTTTCCCGCATTTGACCGTAGCAGAAAATATCTTATTCGGTGTACCTAAGTTATCAGGGGCTCAGCGTCAATCACGTTTAGATGATATGTTAAGCCTTGTTAAACTTGACGGTTTAGCAAAACGCTATCCGCATGAATTATCGGGTGGTCAGCAGCAGCGAGTTTCGATTGCTCGTGCGCTGGCCTATGAGCCGCAGTTATTGCTGCTTGATGAACCCTTTTCCAATATCGACGCTCAAGTGCGCTACGAGATGATGGCTGAAATTCGCAGCATCTTAAAACAACGTAATGTCAGTGCGGTATTTGTTACTCACAGTAAGGATGAGGCGTTTGTGTTTGCTGATACTTTAGCCATATTTAATCAAGGGGTTATCGTGCAATATGGCAGTGCTGAGGCTGTGTATGCCACGCCAAATAGCCGCTATGTGGCAGACTTTTTGGGAAGTGGCAATTATTTACCTGCTTCAGTAGTCGATGGGCACAGAGTTACAACACCAATAGGGCATTTAACCAGTCTTACACCTTTACCATTTCCGAATGAGTATCGTGGACAGATCTTCTTGAGACCGCAGCAATTGACATTATCAGCAGATGAACAGGGTGTTGGCACTATTACGGAGCGACGTTTCTTAGGCACTTTTTGCCATTATTGGGTGAAGGTTGAAGAAGCCTCCCATGCCTATTATGTGGAGGTTCGTAGCCAAATGATGCAACTTACCATTGGGCAAAAAGTAGGATTGACGACAGAACCGCATTCATTAGTGCTATTCGAATCTTAA
- a CDS encoding NAD(P)-dependent oxidoreductase: MKIAILGATGWIGGAILKEALSRGHEVTALVRDPSKLPTTNAAVRTVDLNQPLVADSFTNQDVVIAAIGGRTAQNHEIVAGTATHLLAILPKAKVPRLLWVGGAGSLEVAPGVTLVSTPDFPEAYKSEALAAVEALKVFREANTTVNWTFVSPAAEIYPGESEGPYRVGGDSFFTDANGQSRISVTDYAKAMVDEAEKGTHPNQRISVAY; the protein is encoded by the coding sequence ATGAAAATCGCAATTTTAGGTGCAACAGGTTGGATTGGTGGTGCAATTTTAAAAGAAGCACTAAGCCGAGGGCATGAAGTCACCGCACTGGTTCGTGATCCAAGCAAATTACCAACAACGAATGCGGCAGTGCGTACCGTGGATTTAAATCAGCCACTTGTTGCTGATAGCTTTACCAATCAGGATGTCGTGATCGCCGCGATCGGTGGCCGTACCGCACAAAACCACGAAATAGTGGCGGGAACAGCCACTCATTTATTAGCAATATTGCCTAAGGCCAAAGTGCCGCGTTTATTGTGGGTGGGTGGTGCAGGGAGTTTAGAAGTCGCACCGGGTGTAACTTTAGTATCAACCCCTGATTTTCCCGAAGCTTACAAGAGCGAAGCATTAGCGGCGGTTGAAGCATTAAAGGTGTTTAGAGAAGCCAATACAACGGTCAATTGGACATTTGTTAGCCCCGCCGCTGAGATTTACCCAGGAGAGAGTGAGGGCCCCTATCGTGTTGGTGGCGACAGTTTTTTTACCGATGCCAATGGTCAAAGCCGTATTTCGGTCACTGATTACGCCAAAGCCATGGTAGATGAGGCTGAAAAGGGCACTCACCCAAACCAACGCATCAGTGTGGCTTATTGA
- the mdh gene encoding malate dehydrogenase has translation MKVAVLGAAGGIGQALALLLKTQLPAGSKLSLYDIAPVTPGVAVDLSHIPTAVEIKGFAGEDPTPALVGADVVLISAGVARKPGMDRSDLFNINAGIVRNLIEKVAATCPKALVGIITNPVNTTVAIAAEVMKKAGVYDKNRLFGVTTLDVIRSETFIAELKGLNVADVKINVIGGHSGVTILPLLSQVEGVTFSDEEVASLTKRIQNAGTEVVEAKAGGGSATLSMGQAACRFGMSLVRGLQGEANVVECAYVDGGSEHAEFFAQPVLLGKNGIEKVLPYGEVSAFEANARDSMLDTLKGDIKLGVDFVK, from the coding sequence ATGAAAGTTGCTGTACTTGGTGCTGCTGGTGGTATCGGCCAGGCTCTTGCCCTACTGTTAAAAACTCAATTGCCTGCGGGTTCTAAACTGTCTCTATACGATATCGCACCGGTGACTCCGGGTGTTGCGGTTGACTTGAGCCATATTCCAACTGCGGTTGAGATCAAAGGTTTTGCTGGTGAAGATCCAACGCCTGCCCTCGTGGGCGCTGACGTTGTACTCATTTCTGCAGGTGTTGCACGTAAGCCTGGTATGGATCGTTCAGATCTGTTCAATATCAACGCGGGCATTGTTCGCAATCTGATTGAAAAAGTGGCTGCGACTTGTCCAAAAGCACTTGTGGGTATCATTACTAACCCTGTGAATACGACAGTTGCTATCGCTGCTGAAGTGATGAAAAAAGCAGGTGTTTACGATAAGAACCGTCTATTCGGTGTGACCACTCTGGACGTTATCCGTTCTGAAACTTTCATCGCTGAATTAAAAGGCTTAAACGTTGCTGATGTTAAAATCAACGTGATCGGCGGCCACAGCGGTGTGACTATTCTGCCATTACTGTCTCAAGTTGAAGGCGTGACTTTCTCCGATGAAGAAGTCGCTTCTTTAACTAAACGCATTCAAAACGCGGGTACTGAAGTGGTTGAAGCTAAAGCCGGTGGCGGAAGCGCGACTCTGTCTATGGGCCAAGCGGCTTGCCGTTTCGGTATGTCTCTGGTTCGTGGTCTGCAAGGCGAAGCGAATGTCGTTGAATGTGCCTACGTTGATGGTGGCAGCGAACACGCTGAATTCTTCGCACAACCTGTTCTATTAGGCAAAAACGGTATCGAAAAAGTACTGCCTTACGGTGAAGTGAGTGCATTTGAAGCTAACGCCCGTGATTCTATGTTAGATACGCTGAAAGGCGATATCAAACTAGGCGTTGATTTTGTTAAATAA
- the argR gene encoding transcriptional regulator ArgR yields the protein MQTTKNQDDLVRIFKSILKEERFGSQSEIVAALQAEGFGNINQSKVSRMLSKFGAVRTRNAKQEMVYCLPAELGVPTAGSPLKNLVLDVDHNQAMIVVRTSPGAAQLIARLLDSIGKPEGILGTIAGDDTIFICPSSIQDIADTLETIKSLFNYAE from the coding sequence ATGCAAACGACCAAGAATCAGGATGACCTTGTTAGAATTTTTAAGTCGATTTTAAAAGAAGAGCGCTTTGGCTCTCAAAGTGAAATCGTCGCCGCCTTGCAAGCAGAAGGCTTTGGCAACATCAACCAATCAAAAGTATCGCGGATGCTCAGCAAGTTCGGTGCTGTGCGGACTCGTAACGCTAAGCAAGAAATGGTGTATTGCTTACCAGCCGAGTTAGGTGTCCCCACTGCGGGCAGCCCCTTAAAGAATTTGGTACTCGATGTTGACCACAACCAAGCTATGATAGTTGTACGTACCAGTCCGGGTGCTGCACAGTTAATTGCTCGTTTATTGGACTCAATCGGTAAACCTGAAGGGATTTTGGGGACGATTGCTGGTGATGACACTATCTTTATTTGTCCATCGAGTATCCAAGATATCGCCGATACCTTAGAAACGATCAAATCTTTATTCAATTATGCAGAATAA
- the ggt gene encoding gamma-glutamyltransferase, with the protein MLKKINLICTLVIVTTAILSSGVMAMDRITGKAFATRSEVYATQGMAATSQPLATQVAIDILKQGGSAVDAAIAANAMLGLVEPTGSGVGGDLFAIVWSAKDKRLYGLNASGRSPKSLTLEKLKSLGLDYLPPLGPLPVSVPGAVDGWFELHDKFGKLPMADNLAPAIRYAREGFPVSELIAYYLEGSGKKLAQFPGFKETYMPNGKMPAVGEIFKNPALANTYEKIAKDGRDAFYKGDIAKSIDKYMKSQGGYLSYDDLASHTSEWVDPVSVNYRGYDVWELPPNGQGIAALQILKTMEPFNVAAMGFNSPEYVHLFVEAKKLAFADRAKFYADMAFNKVPVTELISQKYNYDRAKLINPNKAAKSVDAGNPALQHGDTVYLTTADKDGNMVSLIQSNYRGMGSGMTPPDLGFVLQDRGQMFDLTEGRFNSYAPGKRPFQTIIPAFVTKDGKPWLSFGVMGGATQPQMHAQILVNLIDFKMNLQEAGDAPRILHSGSTEPTGEVMHDGGYVSLESGFPVETRRELIKKGHVLRDSLGDFGGYQAIGFNAETGVYRAASESRKDGHAAGY; encoded by the coding sequence ATGCTAAAAAAAATAAATTTAATTTGTACCCTCGTTATTGTAACAACTGCGATATTGTCTTCAGGAGTGATGGCCATGGATAGGATCACAGGTAAAGCTTTTGCAACTCGTTCTGAAGTGTATGCAACCCAAGGGATGGCGGCGACAAGCCAACCCTTAGCGACACAGGTTGCGATCGATATTCTTAAACAAGGCGGTAGTGCTGTTGATGCGGCTATTGCCGCCAATGCGATGCTAGGGTTAGTTGAACCGACAGGTTCAGGTGTAGGTGGTGATTTATTTGCAATTGTGTGGAGTGCGAAAGATAAACGTCTCTATGGTCTTAATGCCTCTGGTCGCAGCCCCAAATCCTTAACGCTAGAGAAGCTAAAATCCCTCGGATTAGATTACTTGCCTCCTTTGGGGCCGCTACCCGTATCCGTTCCCGGCGCGGTGGATGGATGGTTCGAACTGCACGATAAGTTCGGCAAGTTACCAATGGCCGATAACTTAGCGCCAGCGATTCGTTATGCCCGCGAAGGTTTCCCTGTCTCCGAGTTGATTGCCTATTACCTTGAGGGCAGCGGTAAAAAGCTCGCTCAATTCCCCGGTTTTAAAGAAACCTATATGCCAAATGGCAAAATGCCAGCCGTAGGGGAAATCTTTAAAAATCCTGCGCTTGCTAATACTTATGAAAAAATTGCCAAGGATGGGCGCGATGCTTTTTATAAAGGGGATATCGCCAAAAGTATAGATAAGTATATGAAATCTCAAGGTGGCTATTTAAGTTATGATGATTTAGCGAGTCATACGAGTGAATGGGTTGATCCAGTTTCGGTCAATTACCGAGGTTACGATGTGTGGGAATTGCCGCCCAATGGACAGGGTATTGCTGCGCTGCAAATCCTTAAAACGATGGAGCCCTTTAATGTTGCTGCTATGGGCTTTAATAGTCCTGAATACGTACATTTATTTGTTGAGGCTAAAAAACTCGCCTTTGCCGACAGGGCGAAGTTTTATGCAGATATGGCTTTTAACAAAGTCCCCGTTACAGAGCTTATCTCACAGAAATATAACTATGATCGCGCTAAGTTAATTAATCCTAATAAAGCCGCTAAAAGCGTTGATGCTGGAAATCCAGCATTACAACATGGTGATACGGTTTATCTAACTACCGCCGACAAAGATGGCAATATGGTGTCACTCATTCAGAGTAATTACCGTGGTATGGGCTCTGGGATGACACCACCAGATCTTGGTTTTGTATTGCAGGATCGTGGGCAAATGTTTGATTTAACAGAGGGGCGTTTTAATTCATACGCCCCTGGTAAGAGGCCATTCCAAACCATTATTCCCGCTTTTGTGACTAAAGATGGGAAGCCTTGGCTGAGTTTTGGTGTGATGGGCGGCGCAACCCAGCCACAAATGCATGCTCAAATATTAGTCAATCTCATTGATTTTAAAATGAACTTGCAAGAAGCGGGCGATGCTCCCAGAATTTTACATTCTGGCTCCACTGAGCCAACGGGTGAAGTCATGCATGATGGTGGTTATGTCAGTCTGGAATCAGGTTTCCCGGTAGAAACCCGCCGTGAGTTAATTAAGAAAGGCCATGTGTTGCGTGATAGTCTTGGTGATTTTGGCGGCTATCAAGCCATTGGATTTAATGCCGAAACGGGTGTATATCGTGCGGCATCTGAGAGTCGCAAGGATGGTCACGCCGCAGGCTATTAA
- a CDS encoding Dyp-type peroxidase: MDIQNMPREQLGVCAEGNLHSIYLMFTANDNVESQLRPCIANVAQYIYELTDQYSDSAFNGFVAIGANYWDSLYPDSRPAMLKPFPAMQVGSREAPAIEYDLFVHIRCDRYDILHLVANEISQMFEDLVELVEEERGFRFMDSRDLTGFVDGTENPKGRHRQEVALVGDEDLEFKGGSYIHVQKYAHNLSKWNRLPVKKQEDIIGRTKQDNIEYESEDKPLTSHIKRVNLKYNDGQSMEILRQSMPYGSLKQQGLMFISNCRTPNHFEQMLHSMMFGDGEGNHDHLMHFTKAMTGSSFFAPALDFMLQFDE, translated from the coding sequence ATGGATATCCAAAATATGCCACGTGAACAGTTGGGTGTGTGTGCAGAGGGGAACTTACATAGTATTTATTTGATGTTTACTGCGAATGATAATGTTGAGTCTCAATTACGTCCCTGTATTGCCAACGTCGCGCAGTATATTTATGAGCTGACAGATCAGTATTCCGATAGTGCATTCAATGGCTTTGTGGCTATTGGCGCTAACTATTGGGATAGCCTATATCCAGATTCGCGTCCAGCAATGCTCAAACCTTTTCCTGCGATGCAAGTTGGAAGCCGTGAAGCGCCTGCAATCGAATACGATTTATTCGTGCATATTCGCTGTGACCGTTACGATATTTTGCATTTGGTTGCCAACGAAATTAGTCAAATGTTTGAAGATTTAGTGGAATTAGTCGAAGAAGAACGCGGTTTTAGATTTATGGATAGCCGCGATTTGACAGGGTTTGTTGACGGTACTGAAAATCCCAAAGGTCGTCACCGTCAGGAAGTGGCACTTGTAGGAGATGAAGATCTTGAGTTTAAGGGCGGCAGCTATATTCATGTGCAAAAATATGCCCATAATCTGAGTAAATGGAATCGATTACCTGTTAAAAAACAAGAAGATATTATCGGGCGTACTAAGCAAGATAATATTGAATATGAATCGGAAGACAAGCCGCTAACGAGTCATATCAAACGTGTGAATCTTAAATATAACGATGGTCAGTCCATGGAAATTCTGCGTCAAAGCATGCCTTATGGTTCGCTCAAGCAGCAAGGTTTAATGTTTATTTCTAACTGCCGTACACCGAATCATTTTGAACAAATGCTGCATAGCATGATGTTTGGTGATGGTGAGGGAAACCACGATCACTTAATGCACTTTACTAAGGCGATGACAGGCTCGTCTTTCTTCGCGCCCGCATTAGACTTTATGCTGCAGTTTGACGAATAA
- a CDS encoding thiol-disulfide oxidoreductase DCC family protein, producing the protein MELRIFYDGNCPLCSAEMRQLKARDPKNLIALEDLNAPDFSERFSHIDKDFANTILHGETATGEVLLGLDVTCKAWALTGTRAWIQLLRLPVIKPIADWCYLRFAKHRYRISYLLTGKARCDDNCQIPTKRR; encoded by the coding sequence ATGGAACTGCGGATTTTTTACGATGGTAATTGTCCATTATGTAGCGCCGAAATGCGTCAACTGAAAGCACGCGATCCCAAGAACTTAATTGCGCTAGAGGATTTAAATGCACCCGACTTTAGCGAGCGTTTCAGCCATATCGATAAAGACTTTGCTAATACCATTCTCCATGGCGAAACAGCAACGGGCGAAGTGTTACTCGGGTTAGATGTCACTTGTAAAGCGTGGGCGCTCACAGGCACACGCGCTTGGATCCAGCTATTACGTTTGCCTGTGATCAAACCCATTGCTGATTGGTGCTACCTCAGATTCGCAAAGCACAGATACCGCATCTCCTATTTACTGACGGGCAAAGCCCGCTGCGATGATAACTGCCAAATTCCCACTAAGCGCCGCTGA
- a CDS encoding ABC transporter permease, producing the protein MILGLARSWSLAGYAVAALLVLPLFALIFQAFQPDEAVFDHLMATVLPTYIINSLLLIFWVSVGALLLALPCAWLVARCEFIGRRYLQWALLLPLAMPAYIVAYVYTDLLDYAGPVQRGLRLLFDWRSSQEYFFPDIRSLGGAACMLSLVLFPYIYLLARTAFMEQSLSLAHASRIMGCSSWQSFWRLSLPMARPAIAVGVALVAMETAADFATVSYFAVPTLTTAVYDTWLGYGNLTAAAKLSAIILLVIFMLIGFERFARRKQQLFQKQSRIQTTDLYRLTTKQTVYALIFCGTVLLLSFLLPFGILVSYAIGYFEKSWDSSFWQLSLNSLSLALVTSILCCLIALFLMFVRRISPRRSDTLPSRLASTGYALPGTVLAIGVLVPLTLLDFGINDLADYIGVKGPGLLLTGSVVALVFAFCVRFIAIAIGSIESSYKRISPSLDMVSLTMGQSPIRLLSRVHLPLLSKGIFAAALLVFIESMKELPAALLLRPIGFENLATHVFQFVSDEKLEHGALAAIVIVIVGLVPLIYLNRSLEQHSG; encoded by the coding sequence ATGATTTTAGGATTAGCCAGAAGCTGGTCGCTTGCTGGTTATGCCGTGGCAGCATTACTCGTATTGCCTCTTTTTGCCTTAATATTTCAAGCATTTCAGCCCGATGAGGCAGTGTTTGACCACTTAATGGCAACTGTGTTACCCACTTATATCATCAACAGCTTATTACTGATTTTTTGGGTGAGTGTGGGTGCGCTTTTACTCGCTTTACCCTGCGCTTGGTTGGTGGCTCGCTGCGAATTTATTGGAAGGCGTTATTTGCAGTGGGCGCTGTTACTGCCTTTGGCTATGCCTGCCTATATTGTTGCTTATGTATATACCGATTTACTCGACTATGCAGGGCCTGTTCAGCGAGGGCTGCGCTTACTCTTTGATTGGCGTTCATCTCAAGAATACTTTTTTCCTGATATTCGTTCCTTAGGCGGTGCGGCTTGTATGCTGTCGCTCGTACTTTTTCCTTATATTTATCTTTTAGCGCGCACCGCTTTTATGGAGCAGTCCCTAAGCTTAGCCCATGCCTCTCGTATTATGGGCTGTTCTTCATGGCAGAGCTTTTGGCGCCTCTCTTTGCCAATGGCAAGACCCGCAATCGCCGTGGGAGTGGCTTTGGTCGCGATGGAAACCGCGGCAGATTTTGCGACTGTAAGCTATTTTGCTGTGCCCACTTTAACTACTGCGGTATACGATACATGGCTCGGCTACGGTAATCTGACTGCTGCGGCGAAATTGTCAGCCATTATTTTACTGGTGATCTTTATGCTCATTGGATTCGAGCGATTTGCGCGCCGTAAACAGCAGCTATTTCAAAAACAGTCACGTATTCAGACTACTGATTTATATCGACTTACCACTAAACAAACTGTGTATGCACTCATTTTTTGTGGAACAGTACTCTTACTATCGTTCTTATTACCTTTTGGGATTTTAGTATCCTATGCTATTGGTTATTTTGAAAAAAGTTGGGATTCAAGTTTTTGGCAATTGAGTCTTAATAGCCTTAGTCTTGCGTTAGTCACCAGCATACTCTGTTGTTTGATAGCTTTGTTCTTGATGTTTGTGCGTCGTATCAGCCCAAGGCGCAGTGATACATTACCTTCACGTTTAGCATCAACAGGCTATGCTTTGCCCGGTACTGTGTTAGCTATCGGTGTATTAGTGCCGTTAACTTTGCTCGATTTTGGAATTAACGATCTGGCTGACTATATCGGTGTCAAAGGTCCTGGACTCCTACTCACGGGCAGTGTAGTGGCTTTGGTTTTTGCTTTTTGCGTGCGCTTTATTGCCATCGCAATCGGGAGCATTGAAAGTAGCTACAAGCGCATCTCACCATCATTAGATATGGTGAGTTTAACAATGGGACAGAGTCCAATAAGACTACTCAGTCGAGTACATTTACCCTTGCTCTCAAAGGGGATTTTTGCCGCAGCGTTGTTGGTTTTTATCGAAAGCATGAAGGAACTGCCAGCCGCTTTGCTGCTAAGGCCGATTGGGTTTGAAAATCTTGCAACTCATGTCTTTCAGTTTGTGTCCGATGAAAAACTGGAACATGGCGCTCTAGCTGCTATTGTGATTGTCATCGTGGGCTTAGTGCCTCTCATTTATTTAAATCGTTCTTTGGAGCAACACAGCGGATGA
- a CDS encoding LysR family transcriptional regulator has translation MDKIAAIRSFVEVANCGSFTKAAQHLDLSRLQVSRHIQEIEQWLNLRLLHRTTRSVSLTLQGEETLQYCQRLLSEVAAMESRAHSHNTELVGSIRIATPIGLGQHSLFDVVDRFIKLHPKVNIQLAMSDSFAQLVDERVDVALRYTEQPDENLIARRLMMIDAVVCAAPTYLANTSPLNEPIDLLAHNCLVHTAQHSWHFLKEKQSEVIKVTGNLKANDMGVLVSAALRGHGIVRLPCDLANQYLASGQLQEVLPDFTAPGQTLWAVYLSRSYQQMLVRAFIDFTAQQWQLDIKKWTPAHLI, from the coding sequence ATGGATAAGATTGCCGCAATACGCAGTTTTGTCGAGGTGGCAAACTGTGGAAGCTTTACTAAGGCCGCCCAACACCTCGACCTAAGTCGACTACAGGTTTCGCGCCATATTCAAGAAATTGAGCAATGGCTCAATTTACGCTTATTACACCGAACGACCCGTAGCGTAAGCCTAACGCTACAGGGTGAAGAGACCTTGCAGTATTGCCAGCGCTTGCTCAGTGAAGTTGCCGCGATGGAGAGCCGTGCACATAGTCATAATACTGAACTTGTTGGAAGCATCAGAATCGCAACCCCCATAGGGCTGGGGCAGCACAGTCTGTTTGATGTTGTCGATCGCTTTATCAAACTACACCCTAAGGTCAATATCCAACTGGCCATGTCAGACAGTTTTGCCCAATTGGTCGATGAACGGGTTGATGTGGCACTGCGATACACCGAACAGCCCGATGAGAATTTGATTGCGCGGCGTTTAATGATGATAGATGCAGTGGTTTGCGCTGCACCAACTTATCTTGCTAATACAAGCCCCTTAAACGAACCAATTGATTTACTAGCACATAATTGCCTTGTCCACACGGCGCAGCACAGTTGGCATTTTCTAAAAGAAAAACAAAGTGAAGTCATCAAAGTCACTGGTAACCTCAAAGCCAACGATATGGGGGTATTGGTTAGCGCAGCACTGAGGGGGCACGGCATTGTACGCCTTCCCTGTGACTTGGCCAATCAGTACCTTGCCAGTGGCCAACTTCAGGAAGTTTTACCCGACTTTACGGCTCCTGGCCAAACCCTGTGGGCCGTCTATTTATCCCGAAGTTATCAGCAGATGTTAGTCAGAGCGTTTATCGATTTCACCGCTCAGCAGTGGCAACTCGATATCAAGAAATGGACACCCGCCCATCTGATTTAA
- a CDS encoding Fe(3+) ABC transporter substrate-binding protein produces MKLVTYAALVGLISVGQSAFADEKLTVYSYRQAFLVEPILARFTEETGIGVNVVFAKDGIAERIAREGRLSPADLVLTSDFSRLVELVEKDLTSPVKTPTLESNIPAQYRDPDGQWYALTMRVRNLYTAKDRAGPQQLTYEELADPKYKGKICTRSGKHPYNIALVASMIAHHGEAEAKTWLQGVKTNLARKPQGNDRGQIAAVKEGLCDVAIGNSYYYGNMLQDPEQKTVAEAVVINFPNQANRGAHVNVSGMVLTRHAPNKENAIKLMEFLSADIAQKAYADVNMEYPVKANVAPSPLVASWGEFKVDQLPIFKLAEYHQAAVKLLDEVQFDL; encoded by the coding sequence ATGAAATTGGTAACTTATGCTGCGTTAGTTGGGTTAATTTCCGTTGGGCAATCAGCGTTTGCGGATGAAAAACTAACGGTTTACTCTTATCGCCAAGCATTTTTAGTGGAGCCAATCCTTGCGCGTTTTACTGAGGAAACTGGCATTGGCGTGAATGTCGTATTTGCGAAAGATGGTATTGCAGAGCGCATTGCCCGTGAAGGCCGCTTATCTCCTGCTGATTTAGTATTGACCTCTGATTTTTCTCGCCTAGTTGAATTAGTCGAAAAAGATCTCACTTCTCCCGTTAAAACGCCCACACTCGAAAGCAATATCCCCGCACAATATCGTGATCCAGATGGTCAATGGTATGCTTTGACTATGCGAGTCAGAAACCTATACACAGCAAAGGATCGTGCTGGTCCGCAGCAATTAACCTATGAGGAACTTGCCGACCCTAAGTACAAAGGAAAAATTTGTACTCGAAGCGGTAAACATCCATATAACATTGCGTTAGTGGCATCAATGATTGCGCATCATGGTGAGGCTGAAGCAAAAACTTGGCTGCAAGGTGTGAAAACTAATTTAGCACGTAAGCCACAGGGTAACGATAGAGGCCAAATTGCCGCTGTTAAAGAGGGATTGTGTGATGTTGCGATAGGCAATAGCTATTACTATGGCAATATGTTGCAGGATCCTGAGCAAAAAACTGTAGCGGAAGCTGTCGTGATTAATTTTCCAAACCAAGCCAATCGCGGCGCCCATGTGAATGTTTCAGGTATGGTATTAACACGCCATGCGCCTAATAAAGAAAACGCGATTAAATTAATGGAGTTTTTATCGGCCGATATCGCGCAAAAAGCCTATGCTGATGTAAACATGGAATATCCAGTCAAAGCCAATGTAGCACCATCGCCGCTTGTGGCTTCTTGGGGAGAGTTTAAGGTTGATCAACTGCCTATTTTCAAACTTGCTGAATATCATCAAGCCGCGGTGAAGTTGTTAGATGAAGTACAGTTTGATTTGTAG
- the folM gene encoding dihydromonapterin reductase, which translates to MTSPIIITGVGKRIGYALAKHLLAQGHSVIGTYRSHYPSIDKLRVLGATLIQCDFYDNVQVQGLIDQLGQYPKIRAIIHNASDWLADSSQTFTASEVIQRMMQVHVSVPYQLNLALASQLQAGAEEEIGASDIIHITDYVAEKGSAKHIAYAASKAALHNLTLSFAAKFAPEVKVNSIAPAMILFNQGDDEAYQQKTLAKALLPKEAGNEEIIDLVEYLLNSRYVTGRSHHVDGGRHLR; encoded by the coding sequence ATGACATCTCCCATCATCATCACAGGCGTGGGTAAGCGTATCGGATACGCCTTAGCCAAACATCTTCTTGCCCAAGGTCATAGTGTGATTGGCACCTATCGTAGCCATTATCCGAGTATTGATAAGCTGCGGGTTTTGGGCGCGACTTTAATTCAATGTGACTTTTACGACAATGTTCAGGTACAAGGCTTAATTGATCAATTGGGCCAGTATCCAAAGATCCGCGCCATTATCCATAACGCCTCGGATTGGTTGGCGGATAGCAGTCAAACCTTTACTGCCAGTGAAGTGATACAGCGGATGATGCAGGTGCACGTAAGCGTACCTTATCAATTGAATTTGGCGTTAGCATCGCAGTTGCAAGCGGGAGCAGAAGAGGAGATTGGTGCCAGCGATATCATCCATATCACCGACTATGTGGCCGAAAAGGGCAGTGCTAAACATATCGCTTATGCCGCCAGTAAAGCGGCGCTACATAATTTAACTTTGTCCTTTGCGGCTAAATTCGCCCCCGAAGTGAAAGTCAATTCGATTGCACCAGCGATGATCCTATTTAATCAAGGCGATGATGAAGCCTATCAGCAAAAAACCTTAGCTAAAGCACTGCTGCCAAAAGAGGCGGGGAATGAAGAGATTATCGACTTAGTGGAATATCTGCTAAATAGCCGCTATGTCACGGGGCGCAGCCATCATGTCGATGGTGGTCGGCATTTAAGGTAA